From one Populus alba chromosome 17, ASM523922v2, whole genome shotgun sequence genomic stretch:
- the LOC118060427 gene encoding integrin-linked protein kinase 1 isoform X1: MEGLANQLKRGISRQFSTGSLRRSFSRQFSRQSSLDPRRNNLRFSFGRQSSLDPIRRSPLHGHDELSVPDNLDATMHLLFLACRGDVKGVEDLLNEGIDVNSIDLDGRTALHIAACEGHVDVVKLLLSRRANIDARDRWGSTACADAKYYGNVEVYNILKARGAKAPKTTRKTPMTVANPREIPEYELNPLELQVRKSDGITKGMFQVAKWNGTKVAVKILEKDRSADPESINAFKHELTLLEKVRHPNVIQFVGAVTQNLPMMIVAEYHSKGDLASYLLKKGRLSPSKVLRFGLDIARGINYLHECKPDPIIHCDLKPKNILLDNGGLLKVAGFGLIRLSNISPDKAKLAPGTLIDHSNVYMAPEIYNDEIFDRSVDAYSFGVILYEMLEGVQPFHPKTPEEVVKLMCLEKKRPPFKIKARSYPPDLKELINECWHSEPVVRPTFSEIITRLDKVCCNCSKQGWWKDTFKLPWK; encoded by the exons atggaGGGACTTGCAAACCAGCTAAAGCGAGGAATCTCACGTCAGTTTTCGACAGGATCGTTGAGGAGGTCATTCAGCAGGCAATTCTCAAGACAATCCTCGCTCGATCCGAGGAGGAATAACTTGAGGTTTAGCTTCGGAAGACAGTCTTCTTTGGATCCAATTCGGAGGAGTCCGCTTCATGGCCATGATGAGTTGAGTGTACCGGATAATCTGGACGCGACGATGCATTTGTTGTTCTTGGCTTGTAGAGGAGATGTTAAAGGAGTTGAGGATTTGTTGAATGAAGGTATTGATGTTAATAGTATTGATTTGGATGGAAGAACTGCTTTGCATATTGCTGCCTGTGAAGGTCATGTTGACGTCGTCAAGCTCCTTCTGAGTCGTAGGGCTAACATTGATGCCCGTGATCGCTGGGGCAGCACG GCATGTGCGGATGCTAAGTATTATGGGAATGTTGAAGTTTATAACATTTTGAAGGCAAGAGGAGCTAAGGCCCCg AAAACCACCAGGAAGACACCAATGACTGTTGCAAATCCTCGGGAGATTCCAGAGTATGAGCTCAATCCATTGGAACTTCAAGTTCGAAAGTCGGACGGCATTACAAAG GGAATGTTTCAAGTTGCTAAATGGAATGGTACCAAGGTTGCCGTGAAGATACTCGAAAAGGACCGTTCTGCAGACCCTGAAAGCAT AAATGCTTTCAAACATGAGCTAACCTTGTTAGAAAAAGTTCGACATCCTAATGTGATTCAGTTTGTTGGTGCTGTCACCCAAAATCTGCCGATGATGATTGTTGCAgaatatcattcaaaa GGTGACTTAGCAAGTTATCTTTTGAAAAAGGGGCGGTTGTCCCCATCTAAAGTTTTGAGATTTGGTCTTGATATTGCCAG GGGCATAAACTACCTTCATGAATGCAAACCAGATCCGATCATCCATTGCGATTTAAAGCCAAA AAATATTTTGCTGGATAATGGTGGTCTATTGAAGGTAGCTGGATTTGGTTTGATAAGGTTGTCAAACATTTCACCTGACAAAGCTAAATTAGCACCAGGGACTCTTATTGACCATTcta ATGTATACATGGCACCTGAGATTTATAACGACGAAATATTCGATCGAAGCGTTGATGCATACTCTTTTGGAGTCATTCTGTACGAG ATGCTTGAGGGAGTGCAGCCTTTCCATCCTAAAACTCCTGAAGAGGTCGTGAAGTTGATGTGCTTAGAGAAAAAGAGACCGCCATTCAAGATCAAAGCAAGAAGTTACCCTCCAGATTTAAAAGA GTTGATTAATGAATGTTGGCATTCAGAACCTGTTGTCAGACCAACCTTTTCTGAGATCATCACAAGACTGGATAAAGTTTGTTGCAACTGTTCAAAACAAGGATGGTGGAAAGACACTTTTAAGCTTCCATG GAAGTAG
- the LOC118060427 gene encoding integrin-linked protein kinase 1 isoform X2, which yields MEGLANQLKRGISRQFSTGSLRRSFSRQFSRQSSLDPRRNNLRFSFGRQSSLDPIRRSPLHGHDELSVPDNLDATMHLLFLACRGDVKGVEDLLNEGIDVNSIDLDGRTALHIAACEGHVDVVKLLLSRRANIDARDRWGSTACADAKYYGNVEVYNILKARGAKAPKTTRKTPMTVANPREIPEYELNPLELQVRKSDGITKGMFQVAKWNGTKVAVKILEKDRSADPESINAFKHELTLLEKVRHPNVIQFVGAVTQNLPMMIVAEYHSKGDLASYLLKKGRLSPSKVLRFGLDIARGINYLHECKPDPIIHCDLKPKNILLDNGGLLKVAGFGLIRLSNISPDKAKLAPGTLIDHSNVYMAPEIYNDEIFDRSVDAYSFGVILYEMLEGVQPFHPKTPEEVVKLMCLEKKRPPFKIKARSYPPDLKELIDECWHSEPVVRPTFSEIITRLDKVCCNCSKQGWWKDTFKLPWK from the exons atggaGGGACTTGCAAACCAGCTAAAGCGAGGAATCTCACGTCAGTTTTCGACAGGATCGTTGAGGAGGTCATTCAGCAGGCAATTCTCAAGACAATCCTCGCTCGATCCGAGGAGGAATAACTTGAGGTTTAGCTTCGGAAGACAGTCTTCTTTGGATCCAATTCGGAGGAGTCCGCTTCATGGCCATGATGAGTTGAGTGTACCGGATAATCTGGACGCGACGATGCATTTGTTGTTCTTGGCTTGTAGAGGAGATGTTAAAGGAGTTGAGGATTTGTTGAATGAAGGTATTGATGTTAATAGTATTGATTTGGATGGAAGAACTGCTTTGCATATTGCTGCCTGTGAAGGTCATGTTGACGTCGTCAAGCTCCTTCTGAGTCGTAGGGCTAACATTGATGCCCGTGATCGCTGGGGCAGCACG GCATGTGCGGATGCTAAGTATTATGGGAATGTTGAAGTTTATAACATTTTGAAGGCAAGAGGAGCTAAGGCCCCg AAAACCACCAGGAAGACACCAATGACTGTTGCAAATCCTCGGGAGATTCCAGAGTATGAGCTCAATCCATTGGAACTTCAAGTTCGAAAGTCGGACGGCATTACAAAG GGAATGTTTCAAGTTGCTAAATGGAATGGTACCAAGGTTGCCGTGAAGATACTCGAAAAGGACCGTTCTGCAGACCCTGAAAGCAT AAATGCTTTCAAACATGAGCTAACCTTGTTAGAAAAAGTTCGACATCCTAATGTGATTCAGTTTGTTGGTGCTGTCACCCAAAATCTGCCGATGATGATTGTTGCAgaatatcattcaaaa GGTGACTTAGCAAGTTATCTTTTGAAAAAGGGGCGGTTGTCCCCATCTAAAGTTTTGAGATTTGGTCTTGATATTGCCAG GGGCATAAACTACCTTCATGAATGCAAACCAGATCCGATCATCCATTGCGATTTAAAGCCAAA AAATATTTTGCTGGATAATGGTGGTCTATTGAAGGTAGCTGGATTTGGTTTGATAAGGTTGTCAAACATTTCACCTGACAAAGCTAAATTAGCACCAGGGACTCTTATTGACCATTcta ATGTATACATGGCACCTGAGATTTATAACGACGAAATATTCGATCGAAGCGTTGATGCATACTCTTTTGGAGTCATTCTGTACGAG ATGCTTGAGGGAGTGCAGCCTTTCCATCCTAAAACTCCTGAAGAGGTCGTGAAGTTGATGTGCTTAGAGAAAAAGAGACCGCCATTCAAGATCAAAGCAAGAAGTTACCCTCCAGATTTAAAAGA
- the LOC118060436 gene encoding large ribosomal subunit protein uL2my, C-terminal part-like: protein MALWSRARTASSSVFNRLLQHPNNMSSASPAFLRHFSTDVAGNTNSMRGNMMKQLLHLDINSQIGSCMPLGAMRIGTIIHNIEMNPGQGGKLVRAAGTSAKILKEPSSTITVVQLPSGVVQKIDSRCRATIGMVSNPSHKDRKLRKAGQSRWLGRRPTVRGVAMNPVDHPHGGGEGRSKSSGSLGRVSQTPWGKPTKGGYKTGPLKRRK from the exons atggctcTATGGAGTAGAGCTCGCACAGCTTCTTCTTCCGTCTTCAACAGGCTCCTTCAACATCCCAACAACATGAGCAGCGCCAGCCCTGCTTTCCTCCGCCATTTCTCCACCG ATGTAGCTGGCAATACTAATTCAATGCGTGGTAACATGATGAAACAACTGCTTCACCTTGATATCAATTCACAAATTGGAAGTTGCATGCCTCTTGGTGCTATGCGTATTGGAACAATAATACATAACATTGAGATGAACCCTGGTCAAGGTGGGAAGTTGGTTCGAGCTGCAGGTACCAGTGCAAAGATTCTGAAAGAGCCATCTTCAACCATTACTGTGGTGCAGCTGCCTTCAGGTGTTGTGCAAAAGATTGATTCTCGGTGTCGGGCTACAATTGGCATGGTCTCTAACCCAAGCCACAAGGATCGAAAGCTTAGGAAGGCTGGACAGAGCCGGTGGTTGGGTCGAAGACCAACAGTTAGAGGAGTTGCAATGAATCCGGTAGATCATCCTCATGGTGGTGGTGAGGGTCGGAGCAAAAGTAGTGGGTCCTTGGGGAGGGTGTCACAAACGCCTTGGGGCAAGCCAACTAAAGGCGGGTATAAGACTGGTCCACTCAAGCGCAGAAAATAA
- the LOC118060427 gene encoding integrin-linked protein kinase 1 isoform X3, with translation MEGLANQLKRGISRQFSTGSLRRSFSRQFSRQSSLDPRRNNLRFSFGRQSSLDPIRRSPLHGHDELSVPDNLDATMHLLFLACRGDVKGVEDLLNEGIDVNSIDLDGRTALHIAACEGHVDVVKLLLSRRANIDARDRWGSTACADAKYYGNVEVYNILKARGAKAPKTTRKTPMTVANPREIPEYELNPLELQVRKSDGITKGMFQVAKWNGTKVAVKILEKDRSADPESINAFKHELTLLEKVRHPNVIQFVGAVTQNLPMMIVAEYHSKGDLASYLLKKGRLSPSKVLRFGLDIARGINYLHECKPDPIIHCDLKPKNILLDNGGLLKVAGFGLIRLSNISPDKAKLAPGTLIDHSNVYMAPEIYNDEIFDRSVDAYSFGVILYEMLEGVQPFHPKTPEEVVKLMCLEKKRPPFKIKARSYPPDLKDLIFM, from the exons atggaGGGACTTGCAAACCAGCTAAAGCGAGGAATCTCACGTCAGTTTTCGACAGGATCGTTGAGGAGGTCATTCAGCAGGCAATTCTCAAGACAATCCTCGCTCGATCCGAGGAGGAATAACTTGAGGTTTAGCTTCGGAAGACAGTCTTCTTTGGATCCAATTCGGAGGAGTCCGCTTCATGGCCATGATGAGTTGAGTGTACCGGATAATCTGGACGCGACGATGCATTTGTTGTTCTTGGCTTGTAGAGGAGATGTTAAAGGAGTTGAGGATTTGTTGAATGAAGGTATTGATGTTAATAGTATTGATTTGGATGGAAGAACTGCTTTGCATATTGCTGCCTGTGAAGGTCATGTTGACGTCGTCAAGCTCCTTCTGAGTCGTAGGGCTAACATTGATGCCCGTGATCGCTGGGGCAGCACG GCATGTGCGGATGCTAAGTATTATGGGAATGTTGAAGTTTATAACATTTTGAAGGCAAGAGGAGCTAAGGCCCCg AAAACCACCAGGAAGACACCAATGACTGTTGCAAATCCTCGGGAGATTCCAGAGTATGAGCTCAATCCATTGGAACTTCAAGTTCGAAAGTCGGACGGCATTACAAAG GGAATGTTTCAAGTTGCTAAATGGAATGGTACCAAGGTTGCCGTGAAGATACTCGAAAAGGACCGTTCTGCAGACCCTGAAAGCAT AAATGCTTTCAAACATGAGCTAACCTTGTTAGAAAAAGTTCGACATCCTAATGTGATTCAGTTTGTTGGTGCTGTCACCCAAAATCTGCCGATGATGATTGTTGCAgaatatcattcaaaa GGTGACTTAGCAAGTTATCTTTTGAAAAAGGGGCGGTTGTCCCCATCTAAAGTTTTGAGATTTGGTCTTGATATTGCCAG GGGCATAAACTACCTTCATGAATGCAAACCAGATCCGATCATCCATTGCGATTTAAAGCCAAA AAATATTTTGCTGGATAATGGTGGTCTATTGAAGGTAGCTGGATTTGGTTTGATAAGGTTGTCAAACATTTCACCTGACAAAGCTAAATTAGCACCAGGGACTCTTATTGACCATTcta ATGTATACATGGCACCTGAGATTTATAACGACGAAATATTCGATCGAAGCGTTGATGCATACTCTTTTGGAGTCATTCTGTACGAG ATGCTTGAGGGAGTGCAGCCTTTCCATCCTAAAACTCCTGAAGAGGTCGTGAAGTTGATGTGCTTAGAGAAAAAGAGACCGCCATTCAAGATCAAAGCAAGAAGTTACCCTCCAGATTTAAAAGA CTTGATCTTCATGTAG